One genomic window of Ktedonobacterales bacterium includes the following:
- a CDS encoding glycosyltransferase family 4 protein, which yields MANILFFTPYYPPEVGAAQTRISETAVRLVKRGHKVTVLTTLPNYPLGKVPPEYRGRARRREILDGVSVVRVWSYITPHKGFFHRILSQLSFGCLAPFLGARAVGQPDVIVVGSPPLFDAIGGRLLARFKRRPYVLNVADIWPEAAVQLGVLRNRFLIRLAEWLELSSYRRAAAIWSVTQGTHQLLLKRVQPPEKVFLVPNGVDTEKFRPLPQAQARAEVGWDANSFILLHAGAVALAHGLMVLLEAAEHLRSYPDIRLIILGEGTAKAALVAEAERRHLTNVVFWGAQPHDRLPVFIAAADACLASVLKAPLFEGTVPVKAYEAMACARPLALAVDGEARQLIAEQAGAALYVEPGSASALAHTILQLRDQPELARSLGQRGREFVKAHFDRDQLVVTLEERLLALLERRQEEAQAHLPVFGGSSDAQ from the coding sequence ATGGCAAACATCTTGTTTTTTACACCCTACTACCCACCAGAGGTTGGGGCGGCTCAAACGCGGATTAGCGAAACTGCGGTGCGGCTGGTCAAGCGGGGGCATAAAGTGACAGTGCTGACGACGCTGCCAAATTATCCCCTGGGGAAAGTACCCCCTGAATATCGTGGCCGCGCCCGTCGTCGTGAGATACTCGATGGAGTCTCCGTCGTGCGGGTATGGAGTTATATCACTCCTCATAAGGGATTTTTCCACCGCATCCTCTCGCAGCTCTCCTTTGGCTGCCTGGCGCCTTTCCTGGGCGCCAGAGCGGTTGGGCAACCTGATGTGATTGTGGTGGGATCTCCACCGCTCTTTGATGCCATTGGTGGGCGTCTCCTGGCGCGCTTCAAACGGCGTCCCTATGTGTTGAATGTCGCGGACATCTGGCCGGAGGCAGCAGTTCAGTTGGGCGTGTTGCGGAATCGTTTCCTGATTCGGCTGGCAGAGTGGCTTGAACTCTCCAGCTATCGCCGGGCTGCCGCCATCTGGTCGGTGACACAAGGGACACACCAACTGCTGCTCAAGCGTGTCCAGCCTCCTGAGAAAGTATTTTTGGTACCCAATGGCGTGGATACCGAAAAATTTCGCCCGCTTCCCCAGGCTCAGGCGCGCGCTGAGGTAGGCTGGGATGCCAACAGTTTTATTCTGCTGCATGCGGGAGCCGTTGCCCTGGCGCATGGTCTGATGGTACTCCTTGAGGCCGCTGAACACTTGCGTTCTTATCCAGATATTCGGCTGATCATTCTTGGGGAAGGCACTGCCAAGGCAGCCCTGGTGGCCGAGGCAGAGAGGCGACACCTAACAAATGTGGTCTTTTGGGGCGCGCAACCTCATGACCGATTGCCTGTGTTTATTGCCGCAGCGGATGCCTGCCTGGCATCCGTACTCAAGGCGCCTCTGTTCGAGGGAACTGTGCCTGTCAAGGCATACGAAGCTATGGCTTGCGCGCGCCCGCTCGCCCTGGCTGTGGATGGTGAGGCGCGGCAGCTTATTGCTGAGCAAGCTGGGGCGGCGCTCTATGTGGAACCGGGGAGCGCCAGCGCGCTGGCGCACACCATTCTTCAACTGCGCGATCAGCCAGAGCTGGCCCGGAGCCTGGGCCAGCGGGGACGCGAGTTTGTCAAAGCACACTTTGATCGGGATCAATTGGTCGTGACATTAGAGGAGCGCCTTCTGGCTTTACTGGAGAGGCGGCAGGAAGAGGCTCAGGCTCATCTTCCCGTGTTTGGAGGATCCTCAGATGCCCAGTGA
- a CDS encoding glycosyltransferase family 39 protein gives MPSEQYSTASGMPTNILPAVKEREQVLSLRQRLVGWFVSPNAYPLKLFVVSRAFFIALTYGALALLSPDHVGRNWAGIRVASLVLAWDQRDVKFYLGLASEGYATYRPGISSAFFPLMPLATRIVAEPLSLINGKYAYLLAGMLVSNAAFFGAAWFFYALLRREFGTATAQRSLLYLMVFPKALFTFAAYSESLFLLVFIASYYFLRRKQFALAGLFAGLAMLGRFFGIILALPFIVELAWYCRKDLRKWLRHGWSLLAIPAALAMYMAYLYFALGNALAFSQAEDSFGRHFVVPVQTLLTALWTMRDLAFGSMYQFDRAFDLTIVIVELALLLAALTPWGLRRFRVPISLTLLSLGVLLIPLSDPLTTYLPAYTYSTSRYLLPAIGFYVALARLTERRPRWHEAILVFFIGFLALFTVGFVIGASVV, from the coding sequence ATGCCTAGTGAACAATATAGTACTGCTTCTGGCATGCCAACGAATATCTTGCCCGCAGTGAAAGAACGGGAGCAGGTGCTTTCGCTCAGGCAGCGGTTAGTGGGCTGGTTTGTCTCGCCCAATGCCTATCCTTTGAAGCTGTTTGTGGTGAGCCGCGCGTTCTTTATCGCGCTGACGTATGGTGCCCTTGCCTTGCTTTCTCCAGACCATGTTGGGCGAAATTGGGCTGGAATCCGTGTGGCCTCTTTGGTCCTGGCGTGGGATCAGCGGGATGTCAAGTTTTATCTTGGCCTTGCCAGCGAGGGCTACGCAACCTATAGGCCCGGCATCAGCAGCGCCTTTTTTCCACTTATGCCCCTTGCCACCAGGATCGTCGCGGAGCCGCTCAGCCTCATTAATGGGAAATATGCTTATCTGCTGGCTGGTATGCTGGTGTCCAATGCCGCGTTTTTCGGTGCAGCCTGGTTTTTTTACGCGCTGCTGCGCCGGGAATTCGGTACTGCGACGGCGCAGCGTTCCCTGCTTTATTTGATGGTCTTTCCCAAGGCGCTCTTCACGTTCGCTGCGTATTCCGAAAGCCTGTTTTTGCTCGTCTTCATTGCCAGCTATTATTTCCTGCGCCGCAAGCAATTCGCGCTGGCGGGCCTCTTTGCCGGACTTGCCATGCTGGGGCGATTCTTTGGCATCATCCTGGCGCTGCCCTTCATAGTCGAGCTGGCCTGGTATTGTCGCAAGGATTTGCGCAAGTGGCTCCGTCATGGCTGGTCACTGCTGGCTATTCCAGCGGCGCTGGCAATGTACATGGCCTACCTCTACTTCGCCCTGGGCAACGCGCTGGCGTTTTCCCAAGCGGAAGATAGCTTTGGGCGTCATTTTGTCGTGCCGGTCCAGACGTTGTTGACGGCCTTGTGGACGATGCGCGATTTAGCCTTTGGCTCCATGTATCAGTTCGACCGGGCATTCGACCTCACTATCGTGATCGTGGAATTAGCTCTCTTGCTTGCAGCGCTAACACCGTGGGGCTTGCGGCGCTTCCGCGTGCCGATCAGCCTGACGCTGTTAAGTCTGGGCGTGTTGCTGATCCCGCTCAGTGATCCTTTGACGACCTACCTACCAGCTTACACCTATTCGACATCACGGTACCTTCTGCCCGCCATTGGGTTTTATGTGGCGCTGGCCCGCTTGACAGAACGTAGGCCACGCTGGCACGAAGCCATTTTGGTCTTCTTTATTGGTTTCCTGGCGCTGTTCACCGTGGGCTTTGTCATAGGAGCCTCTGTCGTTTAA